Part of the Solanum pennellii chromosome 10, SPENNV200 genome is shown below.
TACTTCaactgaaaaagtaaaatcgctgccccagcagcgattttgccaaaaagtttttttcttcttacaaaccgctgccagggcagcgatttataaaaaaaaaaatttttattttaaaaaacataaatcgctgcctaggcagcgatttacatttaaaaaaaaaaaaaattttttaNNNNNNNNNNNNNNNNNNNNNNNNNNNNNNNNNNNNNNNNNNNNNNNNNNNNNNNNNNNNNNNNNNNNNNNNNNNNNNNNNNNNNNNNNNNNNNNNNNNNNNNNNNNNNNNNNNNNNNNNNNNNNNNNNNNNNNNNNNNNNNNNNNNNNNNNNNNNNNNNNNNNNNNNNNNNNNNNNNNNNNNNNNNNNNNNNNNNNNNNNNNNNNNNNNNNNNNNNNNNNNNNNNNNNNNNNNNNNNNNNNNNNNNNNNNNNNNNNNNNNNNNNNNNNNNNNNNNNNNNNNNNNNNNNNNNNNNNNNNNNNNNNNNNNNNNNNNNNNNNNNNNNNNNNNNNNNNNNNNNNNNNNNNNNNNNNNNNNNNNNNNNNNNNNNNNNNNNNNNNNNNNNNNNNNNNNNNNNNNNNNNNNNNNNNNNNNNNNNNNNNNNNNNNNNNNNNNNNNNNNNNNNNNNNNNNNNNNNNNNNNNNNNNNNNNNNNNNNNNNNNNNNNNNNNNNNNNNNNNNNNNNNNNNNNNNNNNNNNNNNNNNttttttttaaaacaaaattacataCTTAAGTTAAAAGGATCACGTGAAAATAGTAAATCGTTTGTTTTTTTATCGTAAATAGTTGAAGAAGTTCACACGTAAATAGTACATTAGACTTTCAATTCTATAAATTGGAACTTATCCTTCATATTCATATTACTTTCAATCTTCCAATCTTCCAATCTACCAACAATTTTAGGTAAATACATTTGAATATTATGGGAGAGTCTAGCCAAAATTTCAGTCATTTGAATTGTTTCTCATCGGATTCAACTAATAGGTAAATAAAgtaatgttttcttatttcttaaaaattatttttcttatatgtaatatatttatattattatttttataggtatgatcaaattcaaAATGCAGTGAGTTATTGTACACAAATTgtaaataataatgttatgGGTGATGAACGAGTTGGTGAGTTGCACAATGATGAACCTTCTGAGCATGAATTAACAGATAGTGATGATATGTATGACGgcgatgatgataatgtgtatAATGTACCTAATGCATCCGTTGAAGATCaaagtattaattatcattCTACAGCGATTCCATACTTAGATCACACTGACGAAAATGCAGAAGATTTTATGTACACGAGAGATAACGGTTCCATTCGAATGGCACTTTGGAATTCAAACAATCCTAAACATATCCAGTCAGGTTCGATTGttgaaaactaaatattttatagttgtttatttatttatttattgcatgttgattaatttaatttgtatatgcaACTAGGTAtgttatttatgaataagatGCAAATGAAATCTGCAGTAAGAGCATATAGTCTTgctattaaaaaagaatttcgTTGTGATCAATCCAAAAGTAAAAGTTGGAAAGTTATTTGCAAGCGTCATGAGTTAGGGTGTGATTGGATGNNNNNNNNNNNNNNNNNNNNNNNNNNNNNNNNNNNNNNNNNNNNNNNNNNNNNNNNNNNNNNNNNNNNNNNNNNNNNNNNNNNNNNNNNNNNNNNNNNNNNNNNNNNNNNNNNNNNNNNNNNNNNNNNNNNNNNNNNNNNNNNNNNNNNNNNNNNNNNNNNNNNNNNNNNNNNNNNNNNNNNNNNNNNNNNNNNNNNNNNNNNNNNNNNNNNNNNNNNNNNNNNNNNNNNNNNNNNNNNNNNNNNNNNNNNNNNNNNNNNNNNNNNNNNNNNNNNNNNNNNNNNNNNNNNNNNNNNNNNNNNNNNNNNNNNNNNNNNNNNNNNNNNNNNNNNNNNNNNN
Proteins encoded:
- the LOC107001303 gene encoding uncharacterized protein LOC107001303, which translates into the protein MGDERVGELHNDEPSEHELTDSDDMYDGDDDNVYNVPNASVEDQSINYHSTAIPYLDHTDENAEDFMYTRDNGSIRMALWNSNNPKHIQSGMLFMNKMQMKSAVRAYSLAIKKEFRCDQSKSKSWKVICKRHELGASDLQLFMEHAHSNSSDQIVIRIEGDKVLYLRFTQPFAFSTNTLFSVSIYLT